A portion of the Novosphingobium sp. KA1 genome contains these proteins:
- a CDS encoding IS110 family transposase: MSDNLPQTIGIDISKASLDCHAYPVGAERQFANTAKGHKALIAWLRQWPIERIAYEATGTYHRALEAALTNWPCVKLNPERARRFAQATGTLAKTDRIDAILLARMAATLQPAVRPARSAQQTQMAELINARDGLVRDRTALKNREKNLTIAFLKRQCRQRLEQIDRHIAALDAEISNLIAADAVLARRHQILTSIAGVGTLTANQLIATMPELGSLENKQAASLAGLAPIARQSGQWKGKSFIRGGRANVRQALYMPALVAARYNPDLKAKYQQLVTAGKPAKIAITAVMRKLVVTANALLKADRCWAQSQA, from the coding sequence ATGAGCGACAATCTACCACAGACAATCGGCATCGACATCTCCAAAGCGAGCCTCGATTGCCATGCCTACCCCGTCGGCGCCGAGCGCCAGTTTGCCAATACCGCCAAGGGGCACAAGGCGCTGATCGCCTGGCTGCGACAATGGCCGATCGAACGGATCGCCTACGAGGCAACCGGAACCTATCATCGCGCACTGGAGGCGGCGCTGACCAACTGGCCTTGTGTGAAGCTCAACCCTGAACGGGCCCGGCGCTTCGCCCAGGCGACTGGCACATTGGCCAAGACTGATCGCATTGACGCCATCCTGCTGGCTCGTATGGCCGCAACCTTGCAGCCAGCGGTCAGACCCGCTCGAAGCGCACAGCAGACCCAAATGGCGGAACTCATCAATGCCCGAGACGGCTTGGTTCGTGATCGCACCGCGCTCAAAAATCGTGAGAAAAATCTCACCATCGCGTTTCTCAAGCGCCAGTGTCGCCAGCGGCTCGAACAGATCGATCGACATATCGCGGCCCTCGACGCCGAGATCTCCAACCTGATCGCCGCCGATGCCGTACTCGCTCGTCGACACCAGATACTGACCAGCATCGCGGGTGTGGGAACGCTGACCGCCAACCAGCTCATCGCCACCATGCCCGAACTCGGCAGCCTTGAGAACAAGCAGGCCGCGTCCCTTGCCGGCCTTGCACCGATCGCGCGGCAATCCGGACAATGGAAAGGCAAAAGCTTCATCCGCGGCGGACGTGCCAACGTGAGGCAGGCCCTCTATATGCCGGCCCTCGTCGCCGCCCGATACAACCCTGATCTCAAGGCAAAATACCAACAACTCGTCACCGCAGGAAAGCCCGCCAAAATCGCCATCACCGCCGTCATGCGAAAACTCGTCGTGACCGCAAACGCTCTGCTCAAAGCCGATAGATGCTGGGCGCAATCTCAGGCTTGA